The nucleotide window ATAATTTATAGGTTAATTGTTTTATTAATTATTATAAATATATAGAGTCATGAAAATAGTAATAGCTGGAGGAACTGGATATTTGGGAGAGTTGCTTACTGAATATTTTAAAAAAGAAAAAGAAAATCAAATTTACATTTTAAGTAGAAAACAAAGAGTAAATAGTGATAATGTTAGCTATTTACAGTGGAACGGAGTTTCTAAAGGATATTGGGCACAATTACTTAATAATACTGATGTATTAATCAATTTAACTGGTAAGTCAGTTAACTGTAGGTATAATCATAAAAATAAAGAACTAATTTATCAAAGTAGGTTAGATAGTACAGCTATATTGTGTGAAGTAATTCAAAATTTAGAACATCCGCCAAAAGTATTTATTCAGTCTTCTTCAGCTACTATTTATAGGCATTCAGAAAATAAATTAATGACAGAAAGTAAAGGAGATATTGGAATAGATTTTTCTATGGATGTATGTAAAAAATGGGAACAAGTTT belongs to Tenacibaculum sp. MAR_2010_89 and includes:
- a CDS encoding TIGR01777 family oxidoreductase; its protein translation is MKIVIAGGTGYLGELLTEYFKKEKENQIYILSRKQRVNSDNVSYLQWNGVSKGYWAQLLNNTDVLINLTGKSVNCRYNHKNKELIYQSRLDSTAILCEVIQNLEHPPKVFIQSSSATIYRHSENKLMTESKGDIGIDFSMDVCKKWEQVFNSYTLPKTKKIITRTSIVLGNKGGAFPLMKSMTKFGLGGKQGDGNQFISWVTEKDYIKAISFLIKQEAGIYNICVPNPIRNNEFQNKLRSKLKVCFGINSPKWILKLGAKLIGTEPELLLKSRKVYPEKLLSLGFKFSTNTFNEFKI